From a single Bombus terrestris chromosome 17, iyBomTerr1.2, whole genome shotgun sequence genomic region:
- the LOC100651026 gene encoding phosphofurin acidic cluster sorting protein 2 isoform X2, whose amino-acid sequence MAERTKTTAPATRPVPMKLFASWEVDCTAPNCIPRIMEETKRSSVRIMRGKVAKNCKWLCSLTLTRLVILRPLGSDLTSISIAVKMQSSKRTLRSNEMAIPTGGMLDTELELQFALQYPHFLKRDGNKLLIQLQRRKRYKNRTMLGYKTLAEGVINMAQVLQKQMDLELELVSDKAEKYGGHSVVLARVSVVALSSQPVDQDKRLMNDPSERLCPEYSDEEEEFSSEGEAEGSDSEPTLEMGHRRKTRAKIPPNARQRNLKQKFIALLKRRFRVSEDLDQDQEEIGQKLSDSLTGFVKGAEMEIEELFDELENFSDSGPELDTMSVSSTPKPSLRPFFSSSRSLLAPPHSVTNEETGNTAATAIGQQSAGQPAKEKQRVGHTTPERGVDRQSDDSSRRADSDSHPENWTDHEANDPPNYVTGSPPKSEQHNKAENTDKRSRLFTRDRGVPATNKSKKHSLSVDLKPPADLNSSEPRKALVEQLSRVLPDDSLPDAVSLVSLADPGAAVLATRLQERNHRVLTTASPADIRATFTCLVTRIQKFCNSSAKPPAPIKVVIAGGDGFVNAVLRHYVDQLSFRPQNYLKFFVVPLGSNTLSKYLGSIDAKYSMLFGDEWKELLEREGGGASEGAARVSEYLASAGTTLLLPIAEAMVTYRETDDSSQIFIPFINDVRVGCPDSSSSASVDLEESNVTMSGSPPSLPPPALPVPLPGRLTPPSSPNVGQPTREGWEPVELQLDYWSKQTQGEKGKNTLRQAFRALHVQRLPSLGETPGLYLSMNYTTKEKKQKIMRLGKKKEKEKENEPKSQTVEGVTRLICSAKTHNIPLRVSIDGTEWYGVKFFQLSAQWQTHIKTFPIAMLEYSPQQQAANPT is encoded by the exons GCTATGCTCGTTGACCTTGACGAGGCTGGTGATTTTACGGCCATTAGGCTCTGATTTAACGTCGATTAGCATCGCGGTGAAGATGCAGAGCTCGAAGAGGACGTTGCGCTCCAACGAGATGGCCATCCCAACCGGTGGCATGCTGGACACCGAGCTAGAACTGCAATTCGCGCTTCAGTATCCGCATTTCCTCAAGAGGGACGGCAACAAGCTGCTGATACAACTGCAGAGGAGAAAACGCTATAAAAATCGCACGATGCTCGGGTACAAGACGCTAGCCGAGGGAGTTATCAATATGGCTCAG GTTCTCCAGAAGCAGATGGACCTGGAGCTGGAGCTAGTGTCTGACAAGGCGGAGAAGTACGGTGGCCACTCGGTTGTGTTAGCCCGCGTGAGCGTGGTCGCGCTCAGCTCCCAGCCGGTCGACCAGGACAAAAGACTGATGAACGACCCGAGCGAGAGGCTCTGCCCCGAGTATAGCGACGAGGAGGAGGAGTTCAGCTCAGAGGGCGAAGCGGAAGGCAGCGACAGCGAGCCAACTCTTGAGATGGGACACAGACGAAAGACCCGGGCGAAGATTCCGCCCAACGCCAGG CAAAGAAATCTAAAGCAGAAATTCATAGCACTGCTGAAAAGACGGTTCAGGGTATCCGAGGACCTCGATCAAGATCAAGAGGAGATCGGGCAAAAGCTGTCAG ACTCGTTAACTGGATTTGTTAAAGGGGCAGAAATGGAAATCGAGGAATTGTTCGACGAACTGGAAAATTTTTCAGACAGTGGCCCCGAATTGGACACGATGTCCGTGAGTAGTACGCCCAAGCCGTCCCTGCGCCCTTTCTTCAGCTCTAGTCGATCTCTTCTCGCGCCACCTCACTCCG TAACCAACGAGGAGACCGGAAACACTGCTGCGACAGCCATAGGTCAGCAGAGCGCAGGTCAGCCAGCTAAAGAGAAACAGCGTGTCGGACACACCACTCCAG AACGTGGCGTGGATAGGCAAAGTGACGATAGTTCCCGAAGAGCGGACAGCGACTCGCACCCGGAGAATTGGACGGATCACGAGGCGAACGATCCGCCGAATTACGTGACGGGATCGCCGCCCAAATCGGAACAGCACAACAAGGCCGAGAACACCGACAAACGGAGCAGGCTTTTTACTCGCGACAGAGGCGTGCCGGCCACCAATAAGTCCAAAAAGCATAGCCTCAGTGTGGACCTGAAGCCTCCTGCCGACTTGAATAGCTCGGAG CCGAGGAAAGCGTTGGTCGAGCAATTAAGCCGGGTCTTACCGGATGACAGTTTGCCGGACGCTGTGTCGTTGGTATCGCTGGCTGATCCTGGCGCGGCTGTGTTGGCCACGAGACTTCAAGAGAGGAACCACAGGGTCCTGACGACCGCCTCTCCGGCGGATATTCGTGCCACGTTCACGTGCTTGGTCACGCGAATACAGAAATT TTGTAACAGCTCCGCTAAGCCGCCGGCACCGATCAAAGTAGTGATTGCCGGTGGTGACGGTTTCGTGAATGCAGTGCTCCGCCACTACGTGGATCAGCTAAGTTTTCGACCGCAGAATTATCTCAAGTTCTTCGTTGTGCCTCTGGGCTCCAATACGTTGTCCAAATACCTCGGCTCCATAGACGCCAAGTACTCGATGTTGTTCGGTGACGAGTGGAAAGAATTGTTGGAAAGGGAGGGCGGTGGCGCGAGCGAGGGTGCGGCCAGAGTTTCCGAGTATTTGGCTTCGGCTGGTACAACCTTGCTACTGCCGATTGCGGAAGCCATGGTTACCTACAG AGAAACAGACGACAGCAGCCAAATCTTCATCCCATTCATAAACGACGTCCGCGTGGGCTGTCCGGATAGCAGCTCCTCCGCGTCGGTTGACCTCGAAGAGAGCAACGTGACCATGTCTGGCTCTCCACCTTCTCTCCCACCCCCTGCATTACCTGTTCCACTTCCTGGTAGGTTAACGCCACCAAGCAGCCCGAACGTCGGTCAACCAACGAGGGAAGGCTGGGAACCGGTCGAGTTACAACTCGATTATTGGAGCAAGCAAACACAGGGTGAAAAAGGCAAGAACACATTGAGACAGGCGTTTAGGGCGTTACACGTTCAGAGACTTCCGTCTCTGGGTGAAACTCCTGGCCTCTATTTGTCCATGAATTACACCACAAaggagaagaaacaaaaaa TAATGAGACTGggtaagaagaaagagaaagagaaagaaaacgagCCAAAGAGTCAAACGGTGGAAGGTGTGACACGACTTATATGCTCTGCGAAGACTCACAACATTCCATTAAGAG TGAGCATCGACGGTACCGAGTGGTACGGCGTGAAATTCTTCCAACTGTCGGCGCAGTGGCAGACGCACATCAAGACGTTCCCGATAGCGATGTTGGAGTACAGCCCCCAGCAACAAGCAGCGAACCCCACGTAA
- the LOC100651026 gene encoding phosphofurin acidic cluster sorting protein 2 isoform X1: MAERTKTTAPATRPVPMKLFASWEVDCTAPNCIPRIMEETKRSSVRIMRGKVAKNCKWLCSLTLTRLVILRPLGSDLTSISIAVKMQSSKRTLRSNEMAIPTGGMLDTELELQFALQYPHFLKRDGNKLLIQLQRRKRYKNRTMLGYKTLAEGVINMAQVLQKQMDLELELVSDKAEKYGGHSVVLARVSVVALSSQPVDQDKRLMNDPSERLCPEYSDEEEEFSSEGEAEGSDSEPTLEMGHRRKTRAKIPPNARQRNLKQKFIALLKRRFRVSEDLDQDQEEIGQKLSDSLTGFVKGAEMEIEELFDELENFSDSGPELDTMSVSSTPKPSLRPFFSSSRSLLAPPHSVVTNEETGNTAATAIGQQSAGQPAKEKQRVGHTTPERGVDRQSDDSSRRADSDSHPENWTDHEANDPPNYVTGSPPKSEQHNKAENTDKRSRLFTRDRGVPATNKSKKHSLSVDLKPPADLNSSEPRKALVEQLSRVLPDDSLPDAVSLVSLADPGAAVLATRLQERNHRVLTTASPADIRATFTCLVTRIQKFCNSSAKPPAPIKVVIAGGDGFVNAVLRHYVDQLSFRPQNYLKFFVVPLGSNTLSKYLGSIDAKYSMLFGDEWKELLEREGGGASEGAARVSEYLASAGTTLLLPIAEAMVTYRETDDSSQIFIPFINDVRVGCPDSSSSASVDLEESNVTMSGSPPSLPPPALPVPLPGRLTPPSSPNVGQPTREGWEPVELQLDYWSKQTQGEKGKNTLRQAFRALHVQRLPSLGETPGLYLSMNYTTKEKKQKIMRLGKKKEKEKENEPKSQTVEGVTRLICSAKTHNIPLRVSIDGTEWYGVKFFQLSAQWQTHIKTFPIAMLEYSPQQQAANPT, translated from the exons GCTATGCTCGTTGACCTTGACGAGGCTGGTGATTTTACGGCCATTAGGCTCTGATTTAACGTCGATTAGCATCGCGGTGAAGATGCAGAGCTCGAAGAGGACGTTGCGCTCCAACGAGATGGCCATCCCAACCGGTGGCATGCTGGACACCGAGCTAGAACTGCAATTCGCGCTTCAGTATCCGCATTTCCTCAAGAGGGACGGCAACAAGCTGCTGATACAACTGCAGAGGAGAAAACGCTATAAAAATCGCACGATGCTCGGGTACAAGACGCTAGCCGAGGGAGTTATCAATATGGCTCAG GTTCTCCAGAAGCAGATGGACCTGGAGCTGGAGCTAGTGTCTGACAAGGCGGAGAAGTACGGTGGCCACTCGGTTGTGTTAGCCCGCGTGAGCGTGGTCGCGCTCAGCTCCCAGCCGGTCGACCAGGACAAAAGACTGATGAACGACCCGAGCGAGAGGCTCTGCCCCGAGTATAGCGACGAGGAGGAGGAGTTCAGCTCAGAGGGCGAAGCGGAAGGCAGCGACAGCGAGCCAACTCTTGAGATGGGACACAGACGAAAGACCCGGGCGAAGATTCCGCCCAACGCCAGG CAAAGAAATCTAAAGCAGAAATTCATAGCACTGCTGAAAAGACGGTTCAGGGTATCCGAGGACCTCGATCAAGATCAAGAGGAGATCGGGCAAAAGCTGTCAG ACTCGTTAACTGGATTTGTTAAAGGGGCAGAAATGGAAATCGAGGAATTGTTCGACGAACTGGAAAATTTTTCAGACAGTGGCCCCGAATTGGACACGATGTCCGTGAGTAGTACGCCCAAGCCGTCCCTGCGCCCTTTCTTCAGCTCTAGTCGATCTCTTCTCGCGCCACCTCACTCCG TAGTAACCAACGAGGAGACCGGAAACACTGCTGCGACAGCCATAGGTCAGCAGAGCGCAGGTCAGCCAGCTAAAGAGAAACAGCGTGTCGGACACACCACTCCAG AACGTGGCGTGGATAGGCAAAGTGACGATAGTTCCCGAAGAGCGGACAGCGACTCGCACCCGGAGAATTGGACGGATCACGAGGCGAACGATCCGCCGAATTACGTGACGGGATCGCCGCCCAAATCGGAACAGCACAACAAGGCCGAGAACACCGACAAACGGAGCAGGCTTTTTACTCGCGACAGAGGCGTGCCGGCCACCAATAAGTCCAAAAAGCATAGCCTCAGTGTGGACCTGAAGCCTCCTGCCGACTTGAATAGCTCGGAG CCGAGGAAAGCGTTGGTCGAGCAATTAAGCCGGGTCTTACCGGATGACAGTTTGCCGGACGCTGTGTCGTTGGTATCGCTGGCTGATCCTGGCGCGGCTGTGTTGGCCACGAGACTTCAAGAGAGGAACCACAGGGTCCTGACGACCGCCTCTCCGGCGGATATTCGTGCCACGTTCACGTGCTTGGTCACGCGAATACAGAAATT TTGTAACAGCTCCGCTAAGCCGCCGGCACCGATCAAAGTAGTGATTGCCGGTGGTGACGGTTTCGTGAATGCAGTGCTCCGCCACTACGTGGATCAGCTAAGTTTTCGACCGCAGAATTATCTCAAGTTCTTCGTTGTGCCTCTGGGCTCCAATACGTTGTCCAAATACCTCGGCTCCATAGACGCCAAGTACTCGATGTTGTTCGGTGACGAGTGGAAAGAATTGTTGGAAAGGGAGGGCGGTGGCGCGAGCGAGGGTGCGGCCAGAGTTTCCGAGTATTTGGCTTCGGCTGGTACAACCTTGCTACTGCCGATTGCGGAAGCCATGGTTACCTACAG AGAAACAGACGACAGCAGCCAAATCTTCATCCCATTCATAAACGACGTCCGCGTGGGCTGTCCGGATAGCAGCTCCTCCGCGTCGGTTGACCTCGAAGAGAGCAACGTGACCATGTCTGGCTCTCCACCTTCTCTCCCACCCCCTGCATTACCTGTTCCACTTCCTGGTAGGTTAACGCCACCAAGCAGCCCGAACGTCGGTCAACCAACGAGGGAAGGCTGGGAACCGGTCGAGTTACAACTCGATTATTGGAGCAAGCAAACACAGGGTGAAAAAGGCAAGAACACATTGAGACAGGCGTTTAGGGCGTTACACGTTCAGAGACTTCCGTCTCTGGGTGAAACTCCTGGCCTCTATTTGTCCATGAATTACACCACAAaggagaagaaacaaaaaa TAATGAGACTGggtaagaagaaagagaaagagaaagaaaacgagCCAAAGAGTCAAACGGTGGAAGGTGTGACACGACTTATATGCTCTGCGAAGACTCACAACATTCCATTAAGAG TGAGCATCGACGGTACCGAGTGGTACGGCGTGAAATTCTTCCAACTGTCGGCGCAGTGGCAGACGCACATCAAGACGTTCCCGATAGCGATGTTGGAGTACAGCCCCCAGCAACAAGCAGCGAACCCCACGTAA
- the LOC100651026 gene encoding phosphofurin acidic cluster sorting protein 2 isoform X6 codes for MAERTKTTAPATRPVPMKLFASWEVDCTAPNCIPRIMEETKRSSVRIMRGKVAKNCKWLCSLTLTRLVILRPLGSDLTSISIAVKMQSSKRTLRSNEMAIPTGGMLDTELELQFALQYPHFLKRDGNKLLIQLQRRKRYKNRTMLGYKTLAEGVINMAQVLQKQMDLELELVSDKAEKYGGHSVVLARVSVVALSSQPVDQDKRLMNDPSERLCPEYSDEEEEFSSEGEAEGSDSEPTLEMGHRRKTRAKIPPNARQRNLKQKFIALLKRRFRVSEDLDQDQEEIGQKLSDSLTGFVKGAEMEIEELFDELENFSDSGPELDTMSVSSTPKPSLRPFFSSSRSLLAPPHSERGVDRQSDDSSRRADSDSHPENWTDHEANDPPNYVTGSPPKSEQHNKAENTDKRSRLFTRDRGVPATNKSKKHSLSVDLKPPADLNSSEPRKALVEQLSRVLPDDSLPDAVSLVSLADPGAAVLATRLQERNHRVLTTASPADIRATFTCLVTRIQKFCNSSAKPPAPIKVVIAGGDGFVNAVLRHYVDQLSFRPQNYLKFFVVPLGSNTLSKYLGSIDAKYSMLFGDEWKELLEREGGGASEGAARVSEYLASAGTTLLLPIAEAMVTYRETDDSSQIFIPFINDVRVGCPDSSSSASVDLEESNVTMSGSPPSLPPPALPVPLPGRLTPPSSPNVGQPTREGWEPVELQLDYWSKQTQGEKGKNTLRQAFRALHVQRLPSLGETPGLYLSMNYTTKEKKQKIMRLGKKKEKEKENEPKSQTVEGVTRLICSAKTHNIPLRVSIDGTEWYGVKFFQLSAQWQTHIKTFPIAMLEYSPQQQAANPT; via the exons GCTATGCTCGTTGACCTTGACGAGGCTGGTGATTTTACGGCCATTAGGCTCTGATTTAACGTCGATTAGCATCGCGGTGAAGATGCAGAGCTCGAAGAGGACGTTGCGCTCCAACGAGATGGCCATCCCAACCGGTGGCATGCTGGACACCGAGCTAGAACTGCAATTCGCGCTTCAGTATCCGCATTTCCTCAAGAGGGACGGCAACAAGCTGCTGATACAACTGCAGAGGAGAAAACGCTATAAAAATCGCACGATGCTCGGGTACAAGACGCTAGCCGAGGGAGTTATCAATATGGCTCAG GTTCTCCAGAAGCAGATGGACCTGGAGCTGGAGCTAGTGTCTGACAAGGCGGAGAAGTACGGTGGCCACTCGGTTGTGTTAGCCCGCGTGAGCGTGGTCGCGCTCAGCTCCCAGCCGGTCGACCAGGACAAAAGACTGATGAACGACCCGAGCGAGAGGCTCTGCCCCGAGTATAGCGACGAGGAGGAGGAGTTCAGCTCAGAGGGCGAAGCGGAAGGCAGCGACAGCGAGCCAACTCTTGAGATGGGACACAGACGAAAGACCCGGGCGAAGATTCCGCCCAACGCCAGG CAAAGAAATCTAAAGCAGAAATTCATAGCACTGCTGAAAAGACGGTTCAGGGTATCCGAGGACCTCGATCAAGATCAAGAGGAGATCGGGCAAAAGCTGTCAG ACTCGTTAACTGGATTTGTTAAAGGGGCAGAAATGGAAATCGAGGAATTGTTCGACGAACTGGAAAATTTTTCAGACAGTGGCCCCGAATTGGACACGATGTCCGTGAGTAGTACGCCCAAGCCGTCCCTGCGCCCTTTCTTCAGCTCTAGTCGATCTCTTCTCGCGCCACCTCACTCCG AACGTGGCGTGGATAGGCAAAGTGACGATAGTTCCCGAAGAGCGGACAGCGACTCGCACCCGGAGAATTGGACGGATCACGAGGCGAACGATCCGCCGAATTACGTGACGGGATCGCCGCCCAAATCGGAACAGCACAACAAGGCCGAGAACACCGACAAACGGAGCAGGCTTTTTACTCGCGACAGAGGCGTGCCGGCCACCAATAAGTCCAAAAAGCATAGCCTCAGTGTGGACCTGAAGCCTCCTGCCGACTTGAATAGCTCGGAG CCGAGGAAAGCGTTGGTCGAGCAATTAAGCCGGGTCTTACCGGATGACAGTTTGCCGGACGCTGTGTCGTTGGTATCGCTGGCTGATCCTGGCGCGGCTGTGTTGGCCACGAGACTTCAAGAGAGGAACCACAGGGTCCTGACGACCGCCTCTCCGGCGGATATTCGTGCCACGTTCACGTGCTTGGTCACGCGAATACAGAAATT TTGTAACAGCTCCGCTAAGCCGCCGGCACCGATCAAAGTAGTGATTGCCGGTGGTGACGGTTTCGTGAATGCAGTGCTCCGCCACTACGTGGATCAGCTAAGTTTTCGACCGCAGAATTATCTCAAGTTCTTCGTTGTGCCTCTGGGCTCCAATACGTTGTCCAAATACCTCGGCTCCATAGACGCCAAGTACTCGATGTTGTTCGGTGACGAGTGGAAAGAATTGTTGGAAAGGGAGGGCGGTGGCGCGAGCGAGGGTGCGGCCAGAGTTTCCGAGTATTTGGCTTCGGCTGGTACAACCTTGCTACTGCCGATTGCGGAAGCCATGGTTACCTACAG AGAAACAGACGACAGCAGCCAAATCTTCATCCCATTCATAAACGACGTCCGCGTGGGCTGTCCGGATAGCAGCTCCTCCGCGTCGGTTGACCTCGAAGAGAGCAACGTGACCATGTCTGGCTCTCCACCTTCTCTCCCACCCCCTGCATTACCTGTTCCACTTCCTGGTAGGTTAACGCCACCAAGCAGCCCGAACGTCGGTCAACCAACGAGGGAAGGCTGGGAACCGGTCGAGTTACAACTCGATTATTGGAGCAAGCAAACACAGGGTGAAAAAGGCAAGAACACATTGAGACAGGCGTTTAGGGCGTTACACGTTCAGAGACTTCCGTCTCTGGGTGAAACTCCTGGCCTCTATTTGTCCATGAATTACACCACAAaggagaagaaacaaaaaa TAATGAGACTGggtaagaagaaagagaaagagaaagaaaacgagCCAAAGAGTCAAACGGTGGAAGGTGTGACACGACTTATATGCTCTGCGAAGACTCACAACATTCCATTAAGAG TGAGCATCGACGGTACCGAGTGGTACGGCGTGAAATTCTTCCAACTGTCGGCGCAGTGGCAGACGCACATCAAGACGTTCCCGATAGCGATGTTGGAGTACAGCCCCCAGCAACAAGCAGCGAACCCCACGTAA
- the LOC100651026 gene encoding phosphofurin acidic cluster sorting protein 2 isoform X4, giving the protein MAERTKTTAPATRPVPMKLFASWEVDCTAPNCIPRLCSLTLTRLVILRPLGSDLTSISIAVKMQSSKRTLRSNEMAIPTGGMLDTELELQFALQYPHFLKRDGNKLLIQLQRRKRYKNRTMLGYKTLAEGVINMAQVLQKQMDLELELVSDKAEKYGGHSVVLARVSVVALSSQPVDQDKRLMNDPSERLCPEYSDEEEEFSSEGEAEGSDSEPTLEMGHRRKTRAKIPPNARQRNLKQKFIALLKRRFRVSEDLDQDQEEIGQKLSDSLTGFVKGAEMEIEELFDELENFSDSGPELDTMSVSSTPKPSLRPFFSSSRSLLAPPHSVVTNEETGNTAATAIGQQSAGQPAKEKQRVGHTTPERGVDRQSDDSSRRADSDSHPENWTDHEANDPPNYVTGSPPKSEQHNKAENTDKRSRLFTRDRGVPATNKSKKHSLSVDLKPPADLNSSEPRKALVEQLSRVLPDDSLPDAVSLVSLADPGAAVLATRLQERNHRVLTTASPADIRATFTCLVTRIQKFCNSSAKPPAPIKVVIAGGDGFVNAVLRHYVDQLSFRPQNYLKFFVVPLGSNTLSKYLGSIDAKYSMLFGDEWKELLEREGGGASEGAARVSEYLASAGTTLLLPIAEAMVTYRETDDSSQIFIPFINDVRVGCPDSSSSASVDLEESNVTMSGSPPSLPPPALPVPLPGRLTPPSSPNVGQPTREGWEPVELQLDYWSKQTQGEKGKNTLRQAFRALHVQRLPSLGETPGLYLSMNYTTKEKKQKIMRLGKKKEKEKENEPKSQTVEGVTRLICSAKTHNIPLRVSIDGTEWYGVKFFQLSAQWQTHIKTFPIAMLEYSPQQQAANPT; this is encoded by the exons GCTATGCTCGTTGACCTTGACGAGGCTGGTGATTTTACGGCCATTAGGCTCTGATTTAACGTCGATTAGCATCGCGGTGAAGATGCAGAGCTCGAAGAGGACGTTGCGCTCCAACGAGATGGCCATCCCAACCGGTGGCATGCTGGACACCGAGCTAGAACTGCAATTCGCGCTTCAGTATCCGCATTTCCTCAAGAGGGACGGCAACAAGCTGCTGATACAACTGCAGAGGAGAAAACGCTATAAAAATCGCACGATGCTCGGGTACAAGACGCTAGCCGAGGGAGTTATCAATATGGCTCAG GTTCTCCAGAAGCAGATGGACCTGGAGCTGGAGCTAGTGTCTGACAAGGCGGAGAAGTACGGTGGCCACTCGGTTGTGTTAGCCCGCGTGAGCGTGGTCGCGCTCAGCTCCCAGCCGGTCGACCAGGACAAAAGACTGATGAACGACCCGAGCGAGAGGCTCTGCCCCGAGTATAGCGACGAGGAGGAGGAGTTCAGCTCAGAGGGCGAAGCGGAAGGCAGCGACAGCGAGCCAACTCTTGAGATGGGACACAGACGAAAGACCCGGGCGAAGATTCCGCCCAACGCCAGG CAAAGAAATCTAAAGCAGAAATTCATAGCACTGCTGAAAAGACGGTTCAGGGTATCCGAGGACCTCGATCAAGATCAAGAGGAGATCGGGCAAAAGCTGTCAG ACTCGTTAACTGGATTTGTTAAAGGGGCAGAAATGGAAATCGAGGAATTGTTCGACGAACTGGAAAATTTTTCAGACAGTGGCCCCGAATTGGACACGATGTCCGTGAGTAGTACGCCCAAGCCGTCCCTGCGCCCTTTCTTCAGCTCTAGTCGATCTCTTCTCGCGCCACCTCACTCCG TAGTAACCAACGAGGAGACCGGAAACACTGCTGCGACAGCCATAGGTCAGCAGAGCGCAGGTCAGCCAGCTAAAGAGAAACAGCGTGTCGGACACACCACTCCAG AACGTGGCGTGGATAGGCAAAGTGACGATAGTTCCCGAAGAGCGGACAGCGACTCGCACCCGGAGAATTGGACGGATCACGAGGCGAACGATCCGCCGAATTACGTGACGGGATCGCCGCCCAAATCGGAACAGCACAACAAGGCCGAGAACACCGACAAACGGAGCAGGCTTTTTACTCGCGACAGAGGCGTGCCGGCCACCAATAAGTCCAAAAAGCATAGCCTCAGTGTGGACCTGAAGCCTCCTGCCGACTTGAATAGCTCGGAG CCGAGGAAAGCGTTGGTCGAGCAATTAAGCCGGGTCTTACCGGATGACAGTTTGCCGGACGCTGTGTCGTTGGTATCGCTGGCTGATCCTGGCGCGGCTGTGTTGGCCACGAGACTTCAAGAGAGGAACCACAGGGTCCTGACGACCGCCTCTCCGGCGGATATTCGTGCCACGTTCACGTGCTTGGTCACGCGAATACAGAAATT TTGTAACAGCTCCGCTAAGCCGCCGGCACCGATCAAAGTAGTGATTGCCGGTGGTGACGGTTTCGTGAATGCAGTGCTCCGCCACTACGTGGATCAGCTAAGTTTTCGACCGCAGAATTATCTCAAGTTCTTCGTTGTGCCTCTGGGCTCCAATACGTTGTCCAAATACCTCGGCTCCATAGACGCCAAGTACTCGATGTTGTTCGGTGACGAGTGGAAAGAATTGTTGGAAAGGGAGGGCGGTGGCGCGAGCGAGGGTGCGGCCAGAGTTTCCGAGTATTTGGCTTCGGCTGGTACAACCTTGCTACTGCCGATTGCGGAAGCCATGGTTACCTACAG AGAAACAGACGACAGCAGCCAAATCTTCATCCCATTCATAAACGACGTCCGCGTGGGCTGTCCGGATAGCAGCTCCTCCGCGTCGGTTGACCTCGAAGAGAGCAACGTGACCATGTCTGGCTCTCCACCTTCTCTCCCACCCCCTGCATTACCTGTTCCACTTCCTGGTAGGTTAACGCCACCAAGCAGCCCGAACGTCGGTCAACCAACGAGGGAAGGCTGGGAACCGGTCGAGTTACAACTCGATTATTGGAGCAAGCAAACACAGGGTGAAAAAGGCAAGAACACATTGAGACAGGCGTTTAGGGCGTTACACGTTCAGAGACTTCCGTCTCTGGGTGAAACTCCTGGCCTCTATTTGTCCATGAATTACACCACAAaggagaagaaacaaaaaa TAATGAGACTGggtaagaagaaagagaaagagaaagaaaacgagCCAAAGAGTCAAACGGTGGAAGGTGTGACACGACTTATATGCTCTGCGAAGACTCACAACATTCCATTAAGAG TGAGCATCGACGGTACCGAGTGGTACGGCGTGAAATTCTTCCAACTGTCGGCGCAGTGGCAGACGCACATCAAGACGTTCCCGATAGCGATGTTGGAGTACAGCCCCCAGCAACAAGCAGCGAACCCCACGTAA